In Cycloclasticus sp., a single genomic region encodes these proteins:
- a CDS encoding outer membrane lipoprotein-sorting protein translates to MISLRACIVGFLLFFAVFANAETNRGIENWALFAESSGKVEHKKWLEAISDPRAIALAKRWKELRGFDAYDVLDKYQLPKELKPGLVINKANIDQFPWLEEYLPRDYLNGLKDDNGFVREINIVPTNTYYMNEGVLNATLAIQGKNLTPTTDENSTLVNPDGSVTLLNDETASAIPYLHPKNGLELNWSFIANGVGTETLIFDPMISNSCDGEGRLDVQYRGFIWWQKFHGRQTIKPLGSLDDKEKFIEGGSLLVVSPADVAGIAAVRQRAARGNDRDDFKVFIPSLRRTRILSGNDAQDPMYYGLEVTWDDWRAYWAKTDLETFDYRLVGERLILASPETGYIYRSATMDESQCAWLNMEMELRPVWVLEVEDKKGLYQYKKRTIYIDQEMYYAQYQEMSDKRGEPYRTWDDSRAWRPFDGDAQWDHITVHNEFNKRLNIITVTPDWEDRGDKVTDEYFDVDQLRDL, encoded by the coding sequence ATGATCAGCTTAAGAGCGTGTATTGTTGGGTTTTTATTGTTTTTCGCTGTGTTTGCAAATGCGGAGACAAATCGCGGCATAGAGAACTGGGCGCTGTTTGCCGAAAGTTCTGGGAAGGTTGAACATAAAAAATGGTTGGAAGCTATTAGCGATCCACGGGCTATTGCACTAGCGAAACGTTGGAAAGAGTTGCGCGGCTTTGATGCCTATGATGTGTTGGATAAATACCAGTTGCCCAAGGAGCTAAAACCGGGGCTGGTCATTAATAAAGCTAATATCGATCAATTCCCTTGGTTAGAAGAGTACCTGCCTAGAGACTACCTTAATGGCCTAAAGGATGATAATGGCTTTGTGCGAGAAATTAACATTGTGCCCACTAATACCTATTATATGAATGAGGGCGTGTTGAATGCCACGCTGGCTATTCAAGGGAAGAATTTAACCCCAACGACGGATGAGAATAGTACCTTGGTTAACCCAGACGGTAGCGTCACCTTACTGAATGATGAAACGGCAAGCGCCATCCCCTATCTTCACCCTAAGAATGGCTTGGAGTTGAATTGGTCTTTTATCGCCAACGGGGTTGGCACAGAAACATTAATATTTGACCCAATGATTTCGAATTCTTGTGACGGAGAGGGTCGATTAGACGTGCAGTACAGAGGATTTATTTGGTGGCAAAAATTTCATGGCCGTCAAACCATTAAACCGTTAGGTAGCCTAGACGACAAAGAGAAGTTTATTGAAGGAGGCTCTTTATTAGTCGTTTCACCAGCTGATGTGGCGGGCATAGCGGCGGTTAGGCAGCGCGCCGCGAGAGGTAATGATAGGGATGATTTTAAGGTCTTTATTCCCAGTTTGCGACGTACGCGAATACTATCAGGCAATGATGCGCAAGACCCAATGTATTATGGCTTAGAAGTAACCTGGGATGATTGGCGGGCTTATTGGGCTAAGACGGATCTGGAAACGTTTGACTATCGCTTGGTGGGTGAACGATTAATATTGGCGTCACCAGAAACAGGCTATATATACCGATCGGCGACCATGGATGAGAGCCAATGTGCTTGGCTTAATATGGAAATGGAGCTAAGGCCGGTCTGGGTGCTCGAGGTGGAGGACAAAAAAGGCTTATATCAGTATAAAAAGCGAACAATTTATATCGACCAAGAAATGTATTATGCACAATATCAGGAAATGTCGGATAAACGTGGTGAGCCCTATAGAACATGGGATGACAGCCGAGCTTGGCGACCCTTTGACGGGGATGCGCAATGGGACCACATTACTGTGCACAATGAATTTAATAAACGCCTGAATATCATAACCGTGACCCCAGACTGGGAAGACCGTGGCGATAAAGTGACGGATGAGTACTTCGATGTTGACCAGTTAAGGGATCTGTAG
- a CDS encoding 2Fe-2S iron-sulfur cluster binding domain-containing protein, translating into MKKLFGLFGKSKKEPLTATIQPIGTSFEVPKNNTLLQTALSEGVNFPYHCTVGTCGNCRCKLVEGDVKAIMDFSYTLSESEIDDGYILACQSLLKSNVVIELEADTNQPDHPVDTFKGTITGTHMHTHDIMEVTVELDRAITFSAGQFADIGLEGFTRHRSYSFASAPNTDGQKTLSFHVRNVPGGDYTQWLFEKDRVGEAFELHGPSGAFWLRTADAAILAVAGGSGMAPLKSILDDALAKGINRPVTYLFGARAQRDLYCLDEMKTLEEKWPNIFKFVPVLSEEPEGSDWVGKRGLVTDYLNDETAGFSISDSHAYLCGPPGMIDATLLKLEESNISLDNIHYDKFLDSRQLDN; encoded by the coding sequence ATGAAAAAACTATTTGGACTATTTGGCAAATCAAAGAAAGAGCCATTAACGGCGACGATTCAGCCAATAGGCACGTCATTTGAAGTTCCAAAAAACAATACTTTACTGCAAACTGCTCTAAGTGAAGGTGTTAACTTCCCTTATCATTGCACCGTCGGCACCTGCGGAAATTGTCGCTGCAAATTGGTAGAAGGTGACGTTAAAGCCATTATGGACTTTTCATATACCTTATCCGAATCAGAAATAGACGATGGCTACATCCTCGCTTGCCAAAGCTTGTTGAAATCAAACGTTGTCATTGAGCTTGAAGCCGATACAAACCAGCCGGATCACCCCGTCGATACCTTTAAAGGCACTATCACCGGTACCCATATGCACACGCACGACATTATGGAGGTTACCGTTGAGCTTGACCGCGCCATTACCTTTAGTGCCGGTCAATTTGCTGATATTGGCTTAGAAGGCTTTACCCGCCACCGTAGTTACTCATTTGCCAGCGCACCTAATACTGATGGCCAAAAGACGCTGAGTTTCCACGTGAGGAACGTACCCGGTGGTGATTACACGCAGTGGCTGTTTGAGAAAGACCGTGTAGGTGAAGCGTTTGAATTACACGGTCCCAGTGGCGCATTTTGGTTACGGACAGCCGACGCAGCAATTCTTGCTGTGGCCGGCGGTAGCGGCATGGCACCCCTTAAGTCCATTTTGGACGACGCGCTAGCTAAGGGCATTAATAGGCCTGTAACGTACTTATTTGGTGCTCGCGCCCAACGCGACTTATATTGCTTGGATGAAATGAAAACGCTTGAAGAAAAGTGGCCAAATATCTTTAAATTCGTCCCCGTGTTATCGGAAGAGCCGGAAGGCTCTGATTGGGTAGGGAAACGTGGTTTAGTGACCGATTACCTTAACGATGAAACAGCCGGCTTCTCTATTTCTGATAGCCATGCATATTTGTGCGGCCCACCAGGAATGATCGACGCGACGTTGCTAAAACTTGAAGAATCCAATATCAGCCTAGATAACATTCATTACGATAAATTTTTAGATTCTAGGCAACTAGATAACTAA
- a CDS encoding ParA family protein: MNRVIFNRKGGVGKSTITCNLAAISASKGKKTLVIDLDTQGNSTHYLLGYRTDELESTLADFYTDTLSVSLFPKDFNEFIYETEVPNLYVMPSHAEMDNLHAKLESRYKIYKLKEAIDAMDDFDNIFIDTPPALNFYTRSALIAADKCIIPFDCDIFSKQALYSLLDTVDEVKADHNPELSIEGIVVNQFQQRAKLPTQLVDELIDDKLKLFKTKISSSVKIRESHSASQPMIQYAPTHKVTEEFKNLYKELKTT; encoded by the coding sequence ATGAATCGAGTTATTTTTAATAGAAAAGGCGGCGTGGGAAAATCTACTATTACCTGTAATTTAGCGGCTATTAGTGCCTCGAAAGGCAAAAAAACCTTAGTTATTGACCTTGATACGCAGGGTAATTCAACCCATTATTTATTAGGCTATCGAACAGATGAGCTCGAATCGACTCTGGCCGATTTTTACACCGACACACTCAGCGTTAGTTTATTCCCAAAGGACTTTAACGAATTCATTTACGAAACCGAGGTACCTAATTTATACGTGATGCCCTCTCACGCCGAGATGGACAACCTACATGCAAAGTTAGAATCGCGTTACAAAATCTACAAGTTAAAAGAAGCCATAGATGCCATGGATGATTTTGATAACATTTTCATAGACACGCCACCCGCTTTGAATTTCTACACACGATCGGCGCTGATAGCCGCAGATAAATGCATTATACCGTTTGATTGCGATATCTTCTCCAAGCAAGCCTTATACTCTTTGCTCGACACGGTCGATGAAGTAAAGGCTGACCATAATCCTGAGCTATCGATTGAAGGAATCGTCGTAAACCAATTCCAACAACGCGCGAAGTTACCAACACAACTCGTTGATGAACTCATCGACGATAAACTAAAACTCTTTAAAACGAAGATTTCATCGTCTGTGAAAATTAGAGAATCACACAGTGCTAGCCAACCAATGATCCAATATGCACCAACACACAAAGTCACAGAAGAATTCAAAAACCTTTATAAAGAATTAAAGACAACATAA
- a CDS encoding zinc ribbon-containing protein, whose product MSNPIQDKLLHAYDTMVKRLHDAVERAEKLAIPTIDDNLKQAQEKAIELGELTREEASKVAGYLKRDLEDVSAYLQETQEEFSEWLSFESVLVEGKIGDWINSVADKTKLEWDKLSLDAIKSQLYHSGEVTGPGTLDCVNCEQTLHFKKTGHIPPCPKCHKTEFKRHSKKATKK is encoded by the coding sequence ATGAGCAACCCCATACAAGACAAATTATTGCACGCCTATGACACGATGGTTAAACGTCTTCATGACGCCGTGGAACGGGCTGAAAAGCTAGCCATTCCAACTATCGACGACAATCTAAAGCAGGCGCAAGAGAAGGCTATTGAATTAGGCGAACTCACACGTGAGGAAGCGAGCAAAGTCGCTGGCTATTTAAAGCGAGATTTAGAAGATGTCTCTGCTTATTTGCAAGAAACCCAAGAGGAATTCTCTGAATGGCTGTCATTTGAATCCGTCTTGGTAGAAGGGAAAATTGGCGACTGGATCAACTCGGTTGCCGACAAAACCAAATTAGAATGGGACAAGCTAAGCTTAGACGCTATCAAGAGCCAACTGTATCACTCCGGCGAGGTCACTGGGCCCGGAACGTTGGATTGCGTTAATTGTGAGCAAACATTACATTTTAAAAAGACTGGCCACATCCCTCCTTGCCCAAAATGTCACAAAACAGAATTTAAACGTCATAGTAAGAAGGCAACTAAAAAATGA